TAAGCTCGGCAGGGGCTGTTCCCCGGTGGAGGCAGCGGCTGTCGTGGGGGGAAGGCGATCATCCGAATGTCCGAAGAGTCAAGGCCCAGTCCGATCCGAGGCCGCCGACTTCTGGTGGTTTCGACCAACTATGCACCGGAGCTGACGGGGATAGGCCCGTACGCCACCCAACTGGCCGAGCACTGGGCCGCGTCCGGCGCCCGGGTCCGGGCGCTCACCGGTATGCCGCACTACCCCTCCTGGCGGGTGGAAGAGGGATACCGGGGTGTCCGGCGGGCCGTGGAGATACGCGGCGGCGTCGGCGTGCACCGGCGCGGGCACTATGTGCCGTCCCGTCAGAGCGCTTTGAAGCGTGCCGCGTTCGAGGCGAGCGTCCTCGCGACCGGACTGTACGCGCCACCGCCCGGACGCCCCGACGCCGTGATATCCCAGATGCCCAGCCTCGCGGGCGGCGTCATCGGAGCCCGCCTCGCCCGACGCCACCGCGTCCCCCATCTGCCCGTCGTCCAGGACCTGATGGGCGCCGCCGCCGCGCAGAGCGGCATCCGGGGCGGGGGCAGGGCCGCCGCCGTCGCCGCGGCCGCCGAGCGGTACGCGCTGCGCGGGGCCGCCCTCGTCGGCGTCATCCACGAGAGCTTCGTCCCCGGCGTCACCGCACTCGGGGTCGACCCCGGCCGCATCCGCGTCGTGCCCAACTGGACCCATGTGCAGGGCCCCACCGCCGACCGCGCCGCGACCCGCGCCCGGCTCGGCTGGCCCGAGGGCACCCCGGTCGTCCTGCACTCCGGCAACATGGGCCTCAAGCAGGGGCTGGACGTCCTGGTGGACACCGCCCGCATCGCCCCGGACGTCCGCGTCGTCCTGATGGGCGACGGCAACCAGCGCGACGCCCTGCGCGCCCGCGCCGAAGATCTGGACAACGTGGACTTCCTGGAGCCCGCGGCGGCCGAGGAGTTCACCGACGTCCTCGCCGCCGCCGACGTCCTCGCGGTCACCCAGCGCGCCTCGGTCCTCGACATGAGCGTCCCCTCCAAGCTCACCTCCTACTTCACCTCCGGACGCCCC
The nucleotide sequence above comes from Streptomyces sp. NBC_01116. Encoded proteins:
- a CDS encoding glycosyltransferase produces the protein MSEESRPSPIRGRRLLVVSTNYAPELTGIGPYATQLAEHWAASGARVRALTGMPHYPSWRVEEGYRGVRRAVEIRGGVGVHRRGHYVPSRQSALKRAAFEASVLATGLYAPPPGRPDAVISQMPSLAGGVIGARLARRHRVPHLPVVQDLMGAAAAQSGIRGGGRAAAVAAAAERYALRGAALVGVIHESFVPGVTALGVDPGRIRVVPNWTHVQGPTADRAATRARLGWPEGTPVVLHSGNMGLKQGLDVLVDTARIAPDVRVVLMGDGNQRDALRARAEDLDNVDFLEPAAAEEFTDVLAAADVLAVTQRASVLDMSVPSKLTSYFTSGRPVIASVADEGGTADEVRRSAAGILVAPEDPAALLEAVRKTTADPAAADALGAEGPRYVARHLSREAGLARFDDLLAEVLPDARGSIRR